A DNA window from Zingiber officinale cultivar Zhangliang chromosome 3A, Zo_v1.1, whole genome shotgun sequence contains the following coding sequences:
- the LOC122052733 gene encoding arogenate dehydratase/prephenate dehydratase 6, chloroplastic-like has protein sequence MAAAILTPPTFLGRSSSHLVRCVHRPGTSPFFHSAVVSSRSDWLSACSILSSNVSSHQQQEPPPPQNPAEDNHDLLATTSSSSGSMMDIVPLCLPQPLTIADPSLAPKHGSQLRVAYQGVPGAYSEPAAAKAYPNCDAIPCDQFEAAFQAVEQWVADRAVLPVENSLGGSIHRNYDLLLRHRLHIVGEVQLPVHHCLLALPGVRREQLTRVISHPQALAQCEDTLTALGLTLVREAFYDTAGAAEYVSANGLRDTAAIASARAAELYGLEILAKGIQDDQGNVTRFVMLAREPIVPRADRPFKTSIVFAAHDHEGTSVLFKVLSAFAFRDIGLTKIESRPQRRRPIREEEQRGVPEEETRATAKNFDYTFYLDFQASLAEPRAQNALAEVQEFTSFLRVLGSYPMDMTPWTTDS, from the coding sequence ATGGCGGCTGCAATCCTGACGCCTCCTACATTCTTGGGACGATCATCCAGCCACTTGGTGCGTTGCGTTCACCGGCCTGGCACCTCCCCTTTCTTCCACAGCGCCGTCGTCTCCAGCCGTTCCGATTGGCTCAGCGCCTGCTCCATCCTCTCCAGCAACGTCTCCTCCCACCAACAACAAGAGCCACCGCCACCGCAGAATCCAGCTGAGGACAACCATGATCTTCTGGCAACTACATCCTCCTCCTCTGGCTCCATGATGGACATCGTGCCCCTCTGCCTCCCACAGCCACTCACCATCGCCGACCCGTCGCTCGCCCCAAAACACGGATCTCAGCTGCGCGTGGCGTACCAGGGAGTGCCGGGCGCCTACAGCGAGCCCGCCGCCGCCAAGGCCTACCCCAACTGCGATGCCATCCCCTGCGACCAGTTCGAGGCGGCGTTCCAGGCCGTGGAGCAGTGGGTGGCCGACCGCGCCGTCCTCCCAGTGGAGAACTCGCTAGGAGGCAGCATCCACCGCAACTATGACCTCCTCCTGCGCCACCGCCTCCACATCGTGGGCGAAGTGCAACTGCCGGTGCACCACTGCCTGCTGGCGCTCCCGGGCGTGCGCCGGGAACAGCTCACTCGAGTCATCAGCCACCCGCAGGCGCTGGCGCAGTGCGAGGACACGCTCACGGCCCTGGGGCTGACCTTGGTGCGCGAGGCCTTCTACGACACTGCCGGGGCGGCCGAGTACGTGTCGGCGAACGGCCTGAGGGACACGGCGGCCATCGCATCGGCGCGGGCGGCCGAACTCTACGGGCTGGAGATCTTGGCGAAAGGGATCCAGGACGACCAAGGAAACGTGACGCGGTTCGTGATGCTGGCGCGGGAGCCGATCGTGCCGCGGGCCGACCGGCCGTTCAAGACCAGCATCGTGTTCGCGGCGCACGACCACGAGGGAACCTCGGTGCTGTTCAAGGTGCTCTCGGCTTTTGCGTTCCGCGACATCGGGCTGACCAAGATCGAGAGCCGGCCTCAACGCCGGCGGCCGATCCGGGAGGAGGAACAGCGGGGGGTGCCGGAGGAGGAGACAAGGGCCACGGCCAAGAATTTCGACTACACCTTCTACCTGGACTTCCAGGCGTCGCTGGCGGAGCCCCGCGCCCAGAACGCCCTCGCCGAGGTCCAGGAGTTCACCTCCTTCCTCCGCGTCCTCGGCAGCTACCCCATGGACATGACCCCGTGGACCACGGACAGTTGA